Genomic segment of Pseudomonas sp. CCI4.2:
CATTCGTGTGTACCACGCTTGCAGAGCCTCGCACTCCCCTGGCACTGGCAGATCCACCAAGCCCGCAAAGATCAAACCGCCTATGACCGTGATATCAGCCATCGTGAAGTCGTCGCCGGTGACGAACGGCTGGCTTTTAAGAATCGCATCGAAGTAGTGCATTCCCTTTATCGCCTTGTCGCGCTGGCGAAATCCCCATTCGGCGTTCTGATAAATCTCGACGTCGGGTCCAAGCCCTGGCGTGGCATGGTGAAAATAAACACTGATGGCGTCGAGCAGCTCCAATTCCGCGCGCTTACTCATCATGTGGATCAGGCCCTTTTCCCGCGGCGTCCTACCGGTGAGTGTGGGAACGCCATCAAGCGCGTCAAGGTATTCGGTAATGGCCGTGCACTCGGCAATGAGCGTTCCGTCGTCGAGTTCGAGCACCGGCAGCGTGCCTGAGTAGTTCTTCGCGAGGAATTCAGGCGTCTTGTGTTCGCCCTTCCAGAGATTGACCGGCAAAAATTGCACGCGTGACTGTAGGTTTTTCTCTGCCAAAGCGATACGCACGCGAGCCGGGTAAGGGCCGGTGGGCCAATCGTAAATCTTCATTATGGCCAACGCGGCCAAGTCAAAATTGATGTCAGAGCTCATGGTAAATCCTCGCCTATGTGCCAGTTGGCAGGCAGAAAATAGAAGTTTTCGGTCGCTGCACTCACGCCTAAAAATCGACTTCGTTCGCCTATGCAGGCAAAGGCCCAGACGCGCGGTAAGCCTCGATCAGCGTGTCGAAAAGCGAAATGTCCGAGCGACTTCTTGCGATGAGCTGGGCGCCGGCGACGGCTGCAAAAATGGCACATGCCCGAACCTCGCTATCCTGTGGTTTGCACACCTTCGCGGCGCAAAGAAGCTTGCTGAGCCAAGCGACGTTTACGTCCGCAAACGCCTGGATTTCCTTGGTCATATCAGTGGGCAAACTGTCTGTTTCCGCACCGACAAAACTGCCTAGGCAAAGGCGATTGTCGGCTTCAAGTGATCGGCGAAAAATCTCAGGAAAACGACGCAAGGCGTCTATCGGGTTCGGGTCTTCTTCGCAGATCGTCTCAAGTGCAGCCGCGCCGTCTTCCCAATATCGCTTGGCAACAGCAACGCCAAGATCGGCTTTACTCGGGAAGTGGTAATAAATGCTTGCCGCTTTGATCCCGACCTGTTGGGCAAGGTCACGGAAATTCAGGCCATTGTAGCCCTGTGATTGGGCAATTTTCGTGGCGGCCATCAGGATGGCCTCTCGGGCGTTGGTAATCATTGTGATGCCTTTCGTCCAAAGGACGATGTTTTAGAAAGTGTGCAGCATGCTATATGAAGAGCCTACCTTTTGTTAGGTAGACCTAGCGTCGCTGGACGGGCGATCCCGGCGGTTCCGCTACCACCGATCACCGGAACCGTTACTCCGTCGGCGAGTTCAGCTCAGGAATACCACTGCTGCGATCAGCGTAGGCAGCCTGGAAGCTAGGGCGCTTCTGCCAGCGTTTCCAGTAGGCGTCCAGAAACTCAAAACGCTCGTCCAGCGGCGTGGCGTTGACCGGGAATTTGGAGAACGCAATCGCGGTTGCCAGGGTTATGTCCGAGAAGGTGGGAGCATCCCCGCCCAGCAACCATTCGCGACCGTCGGACAGATGACGATTGACCAAAGCAGCGTGAGCCAATGCTTCCTTGCGGCAGTGCTCGCCCCACGCCTCGTTCTTCGTCAGCTCCAGCTTGAATCCGAGCCCGGTGTGTAAAACGTGAAACGCCGTGACGATCCGGTACAGGATGTGCACCCAGACCCGGTTGTCCCACATGTTATCGAGCCCCTGTTCCAGTGCGCTCTCCCCCATGATCTTGCGACCGGGATAGGACTGGTCAAGGTAGCGAGCGATGGCAGCCGTCTCGGAAATGAAGCTTCCGTCCGCCAGTTGGAGCGTGGGCGTCTCGCCCCACGGATTCATGTTGAGGTGACGCCAGCCCCGCTGCTCGCCCCCAGGGGCCATGTCATAGATGGTTTCGTCGAACTGATCAGCAATGCCCTTTTCATGCATGAACAGACGCAAGCGCTGCGGATTGGGGAAAGCCGAAGGGGAAGTGAACAGTTGAAGTTTAGAGGTCATGGTCGATCCTGGAGGCAGGTGGCTGGATTACCTAACTGTTGTTAGGTAGCCAGACAATAGCGAGCTAATGGGCGCCCGTCAAGAACCTATCTAACATTTGTTAGGTTTATTTTATCGTTGAGGGTCGCAGCGGCTAATGTGCCTATGGTGACCTCCAGGCCAAGGACGTCACTGCCCCGGAGGCTGCTAAAAAATTTAAAACTCCAAAAAACGAAAAACCCCGCAAAGGGCGGGGTTCATCTTACGAAACACGATTAGACGTTTTGCACGGGACCAGGTATTGGGCAACCAAAGCATCAACTGTTAATAGCGTAATACCCTCGAAGGTGGCTTGGGCCACGAGAATGCGATCAACGGGTCCTTATGGATCAAAGGCAGACTGTCGATGGCGACAGCGTGCTCACTGCCAATGGGTCGAAACATGTACTCAATTTCCTCGCTACCCATCTGGTCAAAATCATCGGGAACGACGATTTGACCTACCATAAAGCCCATGCGTTTCACTTGGCTCGGCTCGGGGGACGCCAATGACATCAACTTAACCAGCGGCTGCCTGCTTTCGCAATGATGAAAGGCTTCCCTCTAACGGCCAGCCCTTTCAAGGTGTTTTCTTTTTGTGGGCCTTGAGTACGCGATCCGTCGATACATGAGCGTTCGCAGCTCTGCCCTCCAGCCACTCCTTAGGTTTGGCTTTCTTCAGTCCGCGTTTGCTCTTGGCAACCTGCCTGGGCTTGATATTCCTGGCCAGCGCCATCAGGCGCTGTGCCAAGGTTTCCGAGCTCTTTTGAGATGATAGGTAGTCCGACGGCAGTGCGATCTGCATGCCCTGATAACCGCTGCGCACTTGCACTGCCAAATGGAACGTCGAGGCCTCCCATCCTTCGGGCTGCGTCTCGCGGTGAGCCTGTTCCACGCTACGTTTCACAACCGCCAACACGTTGTAGGCCAAGATCGCCGAAGCAAAACCCAGCAACGCCGCTCGGGGAGAACCGAGGCTTTCGATTTCACTGTCCAGCACCGATTCAAGGCGCTGAAACATCCCTTCTATGCTCCAGCGACGCCGGTATAAATCGGCGATCTGCTCGGCGCTGATGGACTCGGGCAAGTTGCTCCAAAACCACATCACAGAGTCGCCGGAGTCAGTAGATGTTTGCAGGGTCAGTTCAATTCGGCGCCAGCAGTGCCCGCCCTTGAGTTCGATCATTTGCTCACGCACTGTTCCGGTTTTGACGGGCACCGGTTCTTGCCATTCGCCTTCCTGAATCAGTCGGGGATGTTTACTTGGCTGGCGAATAATGAAAGAAGCCCCGACTTCCTCGCAGGCCTGCATCACGGGCAGCGTGCAATACAGTCGATCGGCCATCCACAACTGCCCTTCATGGGCGCTAGCCAGCAGCGGCAGCACGCCGACCCGTTCGCTGGCGTAGGCGTCCTCGCAAGGCTGCAAATCGACCACCTGATCGAGGTCGGGATTGTAGACTACGACTGAAAATCCTGGTCGAGCCGCGCCCCGTTCACGACGCAAAGCCCCCAAGCGTTTTTCGGTAGAAGGCAGGTGGTTGCCGTCAACGACGCGCAGTTGCCAGCCGGGCAAAATACTCGAATAACCCAGCTCTTTTATCGTCGGAGCCAAGCGCTCTGCACTGCCAGTGACCAAGGCTCGCAGCAGCGCGGGCTCCGTACGACTGACCTTGTCATAGAGCGCT
This window contains:
- a CDS encoding glutathione S-transferase gives rise to the protein MSSDINFDLAALAIMKIYDWPTGPYPARVRIALAEKNLQSRVQFLPVNLWKGEHKTPEFLAKNYSGTLPVLELDDGTLIAECTAITEYLDALDGVPTLTGRTPREKGLIHMMSKRAELELLDAISVYFHHATPGLGPDVEIYQNAEWGFRQRDKAIKGMHYFDAILKSQPFVTGDDFTMADITVIGGLIFAGLVDLPVPGECEALQAWYTRMQERLSVKNCVTMSEVTPAA
- a CDS encoding IS4 family transposase is translated as MANLVLEHAISAEWIDQIFEEHRQRQYPRELLFSTLVELMSLVSLGLRPSLHAAARQMETLLVTLAALYDKVSRTEPALLRALVTGSAERLAPTIKELGYSSILPGWQLRVVDGNHLPSTEKRLGALRRERGAARPGFSVVVYNPDLDQVVDLQPCEDAYASERVGVLPLLASAHEGQLWMADRLYCTLPVMQACEEVGASFIIRQPSKHPRLIQEGEWQEPVPVKTGTVREQMIELKGGHCWRRIELTLQTSTDSGDSVMWFWSNLPESISAEQIADLYRRRWSIEGMFQRLESVLDSEIESLGSPRAALLGFASAILAYNVLAVVKRSVEQAHRETQPEGWEASTFHLAVQVRSGYQGMQIALPSDYLSSQKSSETLAQRLMALARNIKPRQVAKSKRGLKKAKPKEWLEGRAANAHVSTDRVLKAHKKKTP
- a CDS encoding TetR/AcrR family transcriptional regulator, which translates into the protein MITNAREAILMAATKIAQSQGYNGLNFRDLAQQVGIKAASIYYHFPSKADLGVAVAKRYWEDGAAALETICEEDPNPIDALRRFPEIFRRSLEADNRLCLGSFVGAETDSLPTDMTKEIQAFADVNVAWLSKLLCAAKVCKPQDSEVRACAIFAAVAGAQLIARSRSDISLFDTLIEAYRASGPLPA
- a CDS encoding glutathione S-transferase family protein, which produces MTSKLQLFTSPSAFPNPQRLRLFMHEKGIADQFDETIYDMAPGGEQRGWRHLNMNPWGETPTLQLADGSFISETAAIARYLDQSYPGRKIMGESALEQGLDNMWDNRVWVHILYRIVTAFHVLHTGLGFKLELTKNEAWGEHCRKEALAHAALVNRHLSDGREWLLGGDAPTFSDITLATAIAFSKFPVNATPLDERFEFLDAYWKRWQKRPSFQAAYADRSSGIPELNSPTE